Proteins encoded in a region of the Pseudomonas sp. PDNC002 genome:
- a CDS encoding carbon-nitrogen hydrolase family protein — protein sequence MRKLIFLVLVVLFAGYAGWAERRPVGHYLSDLRSQVALNQGQPSERGNLLGVQPELFTQDYQSVERLRLKFHAYLAKARDEGLINPRTIVVFPEHIGTWLVAAGEKPEVYQTEHLTEAMEWMVASNPLKLARGWLGAKSEDRMADALFRMKAVDMAHDYQTLFGGLAKEFGVTIVAGSIVLPNPRIVEGQIRTGNGRLYNVTQVFGSDGLPLGKPQRKLFPIDDEKGFTRGGDPDDLQVLQTPAGRLGVLICADSWYPASYAALAANKPDIVAVPAFLTGNGNWSKPWKGYNGAATPSDVTLKPGELTEGEAWERLALAGRLGESGAHAGITVFMRGHLWDLGSDGRSLVVSGSNHTLAPDGPGARLINLWL from the coding sequence ATGCGCAAGCTGATCTTCCTCGTCCTGGTCGTCCTCTTCGCCGGCTACGCCGGTTGGGCGGAGCGTCGCCCGGTCGGCCATTACCTGTCCGACCTGCGCAGCCAGGTCGCGCTCAACCAGGGCCAGCCGTCCGAGCGCGGCAACCTGCTGGGCGTACAGCCGGAGCTGTTCACCCAGGACTACCAGAGCGTCGAGCGCCTGCGCCTGAAGTTCCACGCCTACCTGGCCAAGGCCCGTGACGAGGGCCTGATCAACCCGCGCACCATCGTGGTCTTCCCCGAACACATCGGCACCTGGCTGGTGGCCGCTGGCGAAAAGCCCGAGGTTTACCAGACCGAGCACCTGACCGAGGCCATGGAATGGATGGTCGCCAGCAACCCGCTGAAACTCGCGCGCGGCTGGCTCGGCGCGAAGAGCGAAGATCGCATGGCCGACGCGCTGTTCCGCATGAAGGCGGTGGACATGGCCCACGACTACCAGACGCTGTTCGGCGGCCTGGCGAAGGAATTCGGCGTGACCATCGTCGCCGGCTCTATCGTGCTACCCAATCCACGCATCGTCGAAGGCCAGATCCGCACCGGCAATGGCCGTCTCTACAACGTCACCCAGGTGTTCGGCAGCGACGGCCTGCCGCTGGGCAAACCGCAGCGCAAGCTGTTCCCCATCGACGACGAGAAAGGCTTCACCCGTGGCGGCGACCCCGACGACCTGCAGGTCCTGCAGACTCCGGCCGGACGCCTGGGCGTACTGATCTGCGCCGACAGTTGGTATCCGGCGAGCTACGCGGCGCTGGCGGCGAACAAACCCGACATCGTCGCGGTGCCCGCCTTCCTCACCGGCAACGGCAACTGGAGCAAACCCTGGAAGGGCTATAACGGCGCAGCCACGCCTTCTGACGTAACGCTCAAGCCTGGCGAGCTGACCGAAGGCGAAGCCTGGGAACGCCTGGCTCTGGCCGGCCGCCTCGGCGAAAGCGGCGCCCATGCCGGCATCACCGTGTTCATGCGCGGCCACCTGTGGGACCTGGGCAGCGACGGCCGCAGCCTGGTCGTCAGCGGCAGCAACCACACCCTGGCGCCCGACGGCCCCGGTGCGCGCCTGATCAACCTCTGGCTATGA
- a CDS encoding NADPH-dependent 2,4-dienoyl-CoA reductase, with amino-acid sequence MTATYPHLLAPLDLGFTTLRNRTLMGSMHTGLEEKPQGFERMAAYFAERARGGVGLMVTGGIGPNDEGGVYSGAAKLTTPEEAEKHKIVTQAVHEAGGKICMQILHAGRYAYSPKSVAPSAIQAPINPFKPRELDEEGIEKQIADFVNCSSLAQVAGYDGVEIMGSEGYFINQFLAAHTNHRTDRWGGSYENRMRLPVEIVRRVREAVGPNFIIIYRLSMLDLVEGGSTWDEIVLLAKAIEKAGATIINTGIGWHEARIPTIATKVPRAAFTKVTAKLRGEIGIPLVTTNRINTPEVAEQVLAEGDADMVSMARPFLADPDFVNKAAEGRADEINTCIGCNQACLDHTFGGKLTSCLVNPRACHETELNYIPTTHVKKIAVVGAGPAGLSAATVAAERGHEVTLFDSASEIGGQFNVAKRVPGKEEFYETLRYFKRKVETTGVDLRLNTRVSVDDLVKGGFDEIILATGIVPRTPAIPGIENAKVISYLDAILERKPVGHSAAVIGAGGIGFDVSEYITHAGESTSLDRHAFWQEWGIDENLEARGGIAGIQAHPHAAARQVFLLQRKKSKVGDGLGKTTGWIHRAGLKNKQVQMLNSVEYLKVDNDGLHISIAGGEPQVLPVDTVVVCAGQDPLRELHESLVAAGQSVHLIGGADVAAELDAKRAINQGSRLAAEI; translated from the coding sequence ATGACCGCCACTTATCCGCACCTGCTCGCGCCGCTGGACCTGGGTTTCACCACCCTGCGCAACCGCACCCTGATGGGCTCCATGCACACCGGCCTGGAAGAGAAGCCCCAGGGCTTCGAGCGCATGGCGGCGTACTTCGCCGAGCGCGCCCGTGGTGGCGTCGGCCTGATGGTCACCGGTGGTATCGGCCCGAACGATGAGGGCGGCGTGTATTCCGGCGCGGCCAAGCTGACCACCCCGGAAGAAGCCGAGAAGCACAAGATCGTCACCCAGGCGGTGCACGAGGCGGGCGGCAAGATCTGCATGCAGATCCTGCATGCCGGTCGTTACGCCTACAGCCCCAAGTCGGTCGCGCCCAGTGCCATCCAGGCGCCGATCAACCCGTTCAAGCCGCGCGAGCTGGATGAAGAGGGCATCGAGAAGCAGATCGCCGACTTCGTCAATTGCTCGAGCCTGGCACAGGTGGCCGGCTACGACGGCGTCGAGATCATGGGTTCGGAAGGCTACTTCATCAACCAGTTCCTCGCCGCCCACACCAACCACCGCACCGACCGCTGGGGTGGCAGCTACGAGAACCGCATGCGCCTGCCGGTGGAAATCGTCCGCCGCGTGCGCGAGGCCGTGGGCCCGAACTTCATCATCATCTATCGCCTGTCGATGCTCGACCTGGTGGAAGGCGGCAGCACCTGGGACGAAATCGTCCTGCTCGCCAAGGCCATCGAGAAGGCCGGCGCCACCATCATCAACACCGGTATCGGCTGGCACGAAGCGCGTATCCCGACCATCGCCACCAAGGTGCCGCGCGCGGCCTTCACCAAGGTCACCGCCAAGCTGCGTGGCGAGATCGGCATCCCGCTGGTCACCACCAACCGTATCAACACCCCGGAAGTCGCCGAGCAAGTGCTGGCCGAGGGCGATGCCGACATGGTCTCCATGGCCCGTCCGTTCCTCGCCGACCCGGACTTCGTCAACAAGGCCGCCGAAGGCCGCGCCGACGAGATCAACACCTGCATCGGTTGCAACCAGGCCTGCCTGGACCACACCTTCGGCGGCAAGCTGACCAGTTGCCTGGTGAACCCGCGCGCCTGCCACGAGACCGAGCTGAACTACATCCCGACCACCCACGTGAAGAAGATCGCCGTGGTCGGCGCCGGCCCGGCGGGCCTGTCCGCTGCCACCGTGGCGGCCGAGCGTGGTCATGAGGTGACGCTGTTCGATTCGGCCAGTGAGATCGGTGGCCAGTTCAACGTTGCCAAGCGCGTGCCGGGCAAGGAAGAGTTCTACGAGACCCTGCGCTACTTCAAGCGCAAGGTGGAAACCACCGGTGTCGACCTGCGCCTGAATACTCGCGTCAGTGTCGACGACCTGGTGAAGGGCGGCTTCGACGAGATCATCCTCGCCACCGGTATCGTGCCGCGCACCCCGGCCATCCCGGGTATCGAGAACGCCAAGGTGATCAGCTACCTGGACGCCATTCTCGAGCGCAAGCCGGTCGGCCACAGCGCGGCGGTGATCGGCGCCGGCGGCATCGGCTTCGACGTCTCCGAGTACATCACCCACGCTGGCGAATCCACCAGCCTGGACCGCCATGCCTTCTGGCAGGAGTGGGGCATCGACGAAAACCTGGAAGCTCGTGGCGGTATCGCCGGCATCCAGGCGCATCCGCACGCCGCGGCGCGCCAGGTGTTCCTGCTGCAGCGCAAGAAGTCCAAGGTTGGCGATGGCCTGGGCAAGACCACCGGCTGGATCCACCGCGCAGGCCTGAAGAACAAGCAGGTGCAGATGCTCAACAGCGTCGAGTACCTCAAGGTCGACAATGACGGCCTGCACATCAGCATCGCTGGCGGTGAGCCGCAAGTGCTGCCGGTGGACACCGTGGTCGTCTGCGCCGGCCAGGACCCGCTGCGCGAATTGCATGAGAGTCTGGTCGCTGCCGGCCAGAGCGTGCACCTGATCGGCGGCGCCGATGTAGCCGCCGAACTGGATGCCAAGCGCGCCATCAACCAGGGCTCGCGCCTCGCTGCCGAGATCTGA